A segment of the Geoglobus ahangari genome:
CGGCTATGTGAATGTCGGAGAAAAGGGCTATGGGACTTGAGCCCATTACGAGCACGTCCCTCATCGCCGCTCTCGTAACGTGGAAGCCGGCTATGAACGGAAACTCGCTGAGCCTCGAGTGGATCCCGTCTATCGCCACGGACACGTAGTAGTCGCCAACCTTCACAACCCCAGCATCATCAAGATCCCTTGAGCTCACCACCGCCTCTCCGCACATCTCCGCGATCTTCGAGTGGACGTAGAAGTCCCCCGTCCCCCTGCTGCCCACGCCGAATTTCCCCATCGTGACCCCGGTTCTGTGGTAGTCGAGGAGGAAGCTCGTCTTTGAATAGGCGTTCCTGACCTCGAGAACCACAGCTTCAGCGAGTTTTCTCGCGTAGCTCTCGTCAACGTCCTTGAACTCCATTATCCTCTCGGCAAGCTTCTCGATCAGGTCGGGGTCGTTTATGTGCCTCCTCGCGTAACCCTCAATGTCCATGCCGCTCACCTCTGCAGAACTATCAGCCCGGCCACAATCAGCAGCGTCCCGATGAAGACGTTGGTGTAGTCGAAGTTCTCCCTGAGAATCAGCGCCGAGAAGACGATGGTGAAGAGGGGGTAGATGGACGTTATCGGCACGGTCTTTGCAGCCCCTATCTTCTGGAGGGCCATGAAGTAGACGACCATCGCAATTCCTCCGGCTATTGCACCCGCAGCCATCAAAATCGAAACGCTCCTGACGCTGAACTCCTGGGGTTTGAGCCCCCCGGTGAGCATGACCACCAAGCCCATCACGAGTATCGCTCCCACGCTCCTCACGAGTATGGCCGTGTAGATTGAAATTCCACTCGCCAATGCTGTCTTGTCCAGCACAGGCACGAAACCCCACATCAGAGCGGCAAGAATTGCAAGCATAACACCGTCTATCACGACAACCTCCTCCTGAACTCGTACATGAATATGGCTGATGCGCAGGAAAGGTTGAGGCTTTCGGCCCTTCCAAAGCTCGGGATGCTAACAACCTCATCGCACTGCTTCTTAACAGGTCTCGAAACCCCCTCGTCCTCGCCACCGATGACAATGGCGAGCGGGGGATCCATGAACGCCTCCTCTATGCTCTTCCCGCCGAGCTCGGCACATATTACGTGGAATCCAAGCTTCTTCAGACTCTTAACCGTATTTGCGAGGTTTGAAACTCTCGCTATGTCGGCATGCAGCGCAGTCCCAGCTGAGACCTTCACGACGGTCTCGTTAACCTGAGCGCTCCTCCTCTTGGGGATCACGATCCCCGCACACCCGAAAAAGACTGCGTTTCTGATCACGGCACCGAGGTTCTGTGGATCCTGAACCGAGTCGAGGAGAAGGAGGAAGCTTCCGGTTCTGATCGCCTTCTCAGCCACGTACTCTAAGTCCTTGTACTTCACCGGGGAGATGTCCGCCTCAATCCTCGACTCGAGCCTCCTGAGTCCAACCACCGGTATTCCGAGCTTTCTGGCCTGCCTGACAATGTCCTCGATTCTTCTTGACTTGTGCGAGACGTCGTAGTAGATCCTGTTGACCTTTCCCGCTTTAAGAGCCTCTGATACGCTGTTCACCCCTGACACTCGCATGGAAAAATGGTCTGCGGGAGTGTATATATTGCTACTCCCTGAGGTATATCTTACCCGAGTTCTTGGTTATGTTCTCAACGAGCCTGAGAACGAAGTCCACGGCCCCGATCTCCCCAACCCTCTCCAGCTCGAACCATCCCACATCAGCCGCGTCGCTCATCGCCTTCGGCTCGCCGTCTATGTCCGCGTAGAAGTCTATGACGACGTAGTGGTACTCGACCCTCTTCTCCCCATCGTAGAATATCTCGTCCGTCACGCAGGCCACGTCCCCGACCTCTACCTCCACCCCGAGCTCCTCTCTCATCTCCCTCTTCAGCGCCTCTTCGAGGGTCTCGCCAGCCCTCACAAGCCCAC
Coding sequences within it:
- the rlmB gene encoding 23S rRNA (guanosine(2251)-2'-O)-methyltransferase RlmB → MRVSGVNSVSEALKAGKVNRIYYDVSHKSRRIEDIVRQARKLGIPVVGLRRLESRIEADISPVKYKDLEYVAEKAIRTGSFLLLLDSVQDPQNLGAVIRNAVFFGCAGIVIPKRRSAQVNETVVKVSAGTALHADIARVSNLANTVKSLKKLGFHVICAELGGKSIEEAFMDPPLAIVIGGEDEGVSRPVKKQCDEVVSIPSFGRAESLNLSCASAIFMYEFRRRLS
- a CDS encoding NUDIX hydrolase; translated protein: MMRRYPEKPLVGVGAVVIRNGKILLVKRANEPNKGKWSVPGGLVRAGETLEEALKREMREELGVEVEVGDVACVTDEIFYDGEKRVEYHYVVIDFYADIDGEPKAMSDAADVGWFELERVGEIGAVDFVLRLVENITKNSGKIYLRE
- a CDS encoding EamA family transporter is translated as MIDGVMLAILAALMWGFVPVLDKTALASGISIYTAILVRSVGAILVMGLVVMLTGGLKPQEFSVRSVSILMAAGAIAGGIAMVVYFMALQKIGAAKTVPITSIYPLFTIVFSALILRENFDYTNVFIGTLLIVAGLIVLQR